Sequence from the Cuniculiplasma divulgatum genome:
TCAATTGGATAAAACTGCATTGGTCTATTCCGATATCGGCAGGATATGGCCGAAGACTTCGTTATATTGTGAAGGACAATACAAATGGTGCGGTGATGGGGATAATTGGCCTTGCTGATCCAGTGTTTGGCATCAAGGACAGAGATAATCTCATAGGGTGGACAAGAGAAGCAAGAGGTGAAATGCTCAGAAATGTAATGGATGCATTCGTACTTGGGGCAGTTCCGCCCTATTCATTAGTTCTTGGAGGTAAACTGATTGCATCGCTTTTGGCTGCTCCGAGGATCAGATCCGATTTTAAGAACAAGTATAGAGGCAAACGATCGCGGATTAGTGGCAGGATATTTGACGGAAAACTTGCCCTGATAACTACCGCATCGGCATTTGGGAAAAGTTCAGTATACGACAGAATTAAAATACACAATGGTCCTGAGATGCTTCATGCTGGATGGTCAAGTGGTTCTGGTGAATTCCATCTTTTTTCCGATTTCTATGATCAATTAGCGACCTTAGTGAAGGAAGAAGTTAAACAGAGGAAAAATCCGTTGTGGGGGACTGGTATAAGAAACAAGAGAGTTGTAATTTCGGCAGCCCTAGATAAGCTTAATTTACCTCGAGATCTGCTTTATCATAATGTTAAAAGAGAATTGTTTGCAATGCCACTGGGCAAACATTCATTCGAATTTTTGAGAGGCGAGACTAAAAATGTCGGTTATTATAATATCAAGCAACACGAAATTGTTGATTTCATCAAGAATCGGTGGATGGTCCCAAGGTCTATGAGAAATTCAACCTACATGAGCTTTAAAAAAGAGCAATATTCTTTGGTGGATATCTTAAATAAATACCCATAAACTTTAAAAAGGCAAAACCATTTAAATTTAATAATGGTGAAAATAAATTTCTATATATCATTGAATTCATAGCATCTATGGAATATGATTTTGTAAGCACTTGGTATATAGAATCAAACGTTAAAAATTTCGTTTCATTGGAAAAGGTAAAGCTTCCTCACGGTACTGTATTTATGGGTGCCGGACAATCGCTCAGAGCTCGTATCACTGTTAAAGTAAATGAGAATGAGGACCCAATTGCAAAAGCAAAAAAATGCTCGATCAAGATCTGGCATGGTTTAATCTAAATGTTGGTCCAGAAGAGGAATACCAAATGATCCTCTTCGCAAATGAAAATGTACTAACCTTCAAAGATCCAAAGACTGGGCAAGAAATGGTAAACTGGACCATACCTCTTTTTCCGTTCTTGCCACGAAAGAAAAGTGAGAGTCAGACTCTTGAAGAGGCAATTGACCTAGCCAATTCAATCCAAATTTTGTCGAGAATAGAGAAAAAAGCCTTAGAAAAAGCGGATGTTCCCCTTTACTATTTTCTCAGAAGCCAGGAGGAGAGTAGAGCTGACCGAAAGACCTACAGATTTCTGAATTTGATGATATGCCTTGAAGCAATTGTTGCCGGAAACTATGCTTCCTCTGAAATAATAAGACGCAGGGTGGCAGTACTTGTTTCATCCGTTTATTCCGATAAACAGAAGACGTATGAGGATTTGAAATCAATATATATTGTAAGAAACAAATTATTTCACGGGGATCAGGTTCCATCCATAAATAATGACATTATACCAAGACTTTTCGGGTATGTAAGAATTGCTCTTCAGAATTACATTCTCTTACTCAATAAACTATCCAGCCCCGATGACATAAGGAAGAAACTAGACCTATTTTTGGATCCGGCTTCAATTACTGATTTGGAAAGAATAATCAAAGGAGATAACGCATGAACTATTTCCTTCATATGGACATCAAACAGAACGTTCTTTCTTAAACTTAGGTGGGGATTTGTTTCCAAGTTATGCTGGGAACAAAGGGTTATATTGCATATAATTCTCATTTAGCAGAAACGAAAGTTGTTGCATCATGCATCAGGAAGCTCCCTTGTATGTCTCATGTCCGGATGTTAAGCGCCATTGCGTCTTATGTGCATGAATTCACTGCAGTCACTAACAGCAGGAGAGGTGTTCCTTTTCATCCTTGTATAATCAATCAAATCGTACCGTTTGTCCGGATGGATTTTTTCCTTTAGGTAAAAAACGGCGGTTTCACTTCCATTCTGAGGTCATCTTGATCATATCCAGTTCTTCCGGAGACAGGATGGCGCCATTCTGCCCACTGACAAGCCACAAACCGCTCTGAGCTATCTTCTTAACAGGGGAATCCTTCCCCAGCCATGTATCAGAGGGCTCACACTCCTCACACTGCGCCACTGTGGCAATAAGCCGTGATTCCAAGGTCAGCCTCATTTCCTTACCGGTGATCGGGATGACCGCGAAGGATATATTGTCCCGAATATATTCTGACACTTCCCTCTCTATCTTCTGCATCCCTGCCTTGTCGATGATCTTCAGATAAGTCTCCTTTGACCTGGATGCTGTCAGGTCAATGTTCCACTGTTTGAGCAGAGAATATTCCTTCCTGCGGTTAAGTATCGCCCTCCCTATGTTTTTCCTGAATATGCTCCTGTCCTTGTTTTCGTTGTAGAAATGCTCCCCCAGCCTGCTGGCCAGGTTCCCGTCTCCGGTATGGGTGCCGATTCTCGTTATCCTCTCTCCCCCGTGGGCTTCCTCACCCCTTTCAAACATAATGTAGAGCCCGCTTTTGGGGAGTTCCTTCTTGTTATACGGGAAAGTGTACCTCCTCAAACTGCGCGCAAATTCATGCAGCCTGCTGCACGTCTCACTCATCAAGCATGCCCTTGAGATACTTTAACTGCTCTCCTATCCTCATGTGCTCCAGCGGCACCTGATGGTGGAATATTCGGGCAGTCAGGAATTCCCTGTATCTTCTCCCGACCAGCATGATAAAGGTATCTCTCTCCAGGTCATTCTCTTTTGCAAGCTCTCTCAGGACCTTCTCCGACCACGACCTCCTGCCTGAGGCTGTCATATCATTCAGGCTCTCGTTGTACGGGTCGATCTCTCTGTCAAGGCCAATAAGCCAGTATTTCGCAGACAATATGTATATGCGGTCTGGATTTAGGGACCTGGCATAAAGAAGGGAATACCTGAACAGGTCTCCTGTGTACATGTATTCGGCTTTTGTCCTTTCCCTGCGCTTACGGCTACTGCAAGATAACAACACCACTGTTGACACGGTAAGTATAGCCAGTGAACTATATATTTTGTTTCATTGAAGGTGGTTCGTTTCATGCTGTCCTTACTGACGGGGCGGATTTTTCCGTAATGACAATAAATAAGGCGAATACCTGGGAAAATTTTAAACAATGAAGCCCGCAGGGACTCCTGGCAAAATCCGGAACCTGCATACCTGATTAAATCCGACTGCCCACCCTCAATTGAAGTTTGGCATTGAATGTGGACTCTCCATGATATCATTCAAAATCATGCATAGCCGTGGATAGTCAGAAGATATGGCCTTGATCCGCTTTAAATTTTAGACTGGGGCCCTTTGAAGTACAGTGACTTTTTGTCACCAAAGTTCCTAGCTCCGCTCAAACTGCTGATAAATTTGACTTTTGGCGCTGGCCGCTCCGGCAGGTACACTGACTTCACATATACCTGCCAACTTGCATTTTCTTTACTCTGACGGATATGTGTTCATTGACTGTTGCCCATTGATGCGACACCAGCGAGGATACAATCCATAAAATGCATCAGTGATCTAAGGCCGTCTTCATTGTACTAATTGAGCTTCGCTTTTAGCTCCTCATCCCACGCCGATAGATATTGACTGTACAATGCCGGCATCACGCAGCCTACCAGATCGTCATGCTTAGGGATCGATTAAAAGCTGTTTTAATTCTTAGGGGGTTGCCATTTTTCTTTTAGAAGTATTTCTTTGAATTACACTTAAAAATCATTTCGTTGTAAATCTTAGACAAACTCAAATATGAGTCGAGCGTATCATCTCGCTTAAAATAATCCGCTTCGCCGTAAAGGAGTTCTTCCAGATATTTCATCGCAAGGCAATATTCACTTATCCTATAAGCTGCAAAAGAAAGATTTTCTAATACTGAAATCTTGACTGACACCGATCCTTCATTAGGGGACGGCTCTTTCTCGGTCAACACATATCTAAAAGTTTGGAAGACTATGCTGCCATATGGAACATAGTTTCCTGTAAACTGATTCCTAGCGCTAAATATTTTTTCCAGTTCATTTACAGCCAAGCTATGTTTTCCATTCAGACCTAGAGCTTCAGCATGCCTGATTCTAAGCAAAGCCGATAAAAATTGATCTTTAACTTGACCAACATTCTTCATTATGGAAGTAGATAGCTCAAGCATTTCTCCATAATATTTCTGGTTTCTGAGCATGGATATAAGTTCCAGACATGTTTCGCCCCATATTTCTGTCCCCATGCTCAGCACCACCAGTTCCTTAGATAGTTTCAGCGCTTGACCGAGAAATCCAGATGAGATTAGGGCATCTGGAGTACTCATCAGGCGACTCACAATGTGTTGTGAGTCCCACCCTATTGATTGCATAGCAGAAAGTGTTTTGTCAATGTCGTTATCGTAAACTTTCAGCACCTGAGGTGATTGCAGCAGATTAGCTCGACTTTCCTCTTTTTTCTTCATGAACCAGAAGATCTCACAGGTGGAGTTTAAATGGTTGCACAAGTTGATAAAATAAGGAGAGAACTCAGAGACTTCTAGATGTAAGGCCTTAAAATACGGGCTTATTCTTACTTCATCGTCAAGAGTTCCCAAAGTTGTAAGCATACTCTCCCGCAACTCAATTAGATCAAGCCATCTTTCATGAAATATCTCTTTAACCATGATCGCCTTGAATTCGTTTAAAACTTGCTGGTTGCTTTTCAATGCTTGTTGCACTTCTTCTTCCCACATTTTCCCCGCTTCGTCAAGCAATGGTTCTTGTTTCACTTGGTCCAAACTAAATGCAGTGCTGTAACTTACTGCTCTCTTATCTTGGCCTATTCTTCCTATTTTAAGCACCAGATCTTTCATTTCATCGTTCAGCCTTCGTCTAACATGCCTCGGTTCATAGTTGCCGGTCTTGTTTTTTTTATGGAAAGATTCC
This genomic interval carries:
- a CDS encoding DUF4338 domain-containing protein — its product is MNSSESIEKFRPEDPLGVIMQTELCQCKNQSYGQPISNLKELILSHLTKIGFMITDKGQLSLPKDKSYVREAHQAAVSISINKNRHMILKHELEFIDKYLIDGKSLDVAKIEPKFMLVDKENTNLFNWIKLHWSIPISAGYGRRLRYIVKDNTNGAVMGIIGLADPVFGIKDRDNLIGWTREARGEMLRNVMDAFVLGAVPPYSLVLGGKLIASLLAAPRIRSDFKNKYRGKRSRISGRIFDGKLALITTASAFGKSSVYDRIKIHNGPEMLHAGWSSGSGEFHLFSDFYDQLATLVKEEVKQRKNPLWGTGIRNKRVVISAALDKLNLPRDLLYHNVKRELFAMPLGKHSFEFLRGETKNVGYYNIKQHEIVDFIKNRWMVPRSMRNSTYMSFKKEQYSLVDILNKYP
- a CDS encoding HEPN domain-containing protein — translated: MLDQDLAWFNLNVGPEEEYQMILFANENVLTFKDPKTGQEMVNWTIPLFPFLPRKKSESQTLEEAIDLANSIQILSRIEKKALEKADVPLYYFLRSQEESRADRKTYRFLNLMICLEAIVAGNYASSEIIRRRVAVLVSSVYSDKQKTYEDLKSIYIVRNKLFHGDQVPSINNDIIPRLFGYVRIALQNYILLLNKLSSPDDIRKKLDLFLDPASITDLERIIKGDNA